The Elgaria multicarinata webbii isolate HBS135686 ecotype San Diego chromosome 13, rElgMul1.1.pri, whole genome shotgun sequence region TCCCGCAACGCCACCACCATGGAACCTGGGGACCTCGccattatccctcctccattgcaaaagggctgtaggtgtagatttgCCCTTGGACAAAACTGTAACCTGTGCTGATCAATTTTTTATCAATAGCGTAAAGAAATAACTTGTAAATTTCAgttatttaaacaaaacaacaccCTCCCAGCTGGCCAACATGTGTAGCTTGGAGCATCATAACTTGCAACAGTAAGTCAGGGGAAGACcaactttttcttttgctgccacTCTAGACACTGTTTTTCTGATTCTCTTTCACAGTGGATTTGCCACTTCATTTCACTTATAAGGGATGTGCCAAGTACAATGAATGTCTCGACGGCTATTATAGTTTGACTTCCGCAAATACTAAATCCTTCCAGGTGAAAATTGAATGCTGCCACACTGATGAGTGTAACGCACAAGATCTCCATTGTAAGTATTTGCATCTTTTtagactcaggccagatctacactaagcagaatattccactatgaaagcggtatataaaaggcaggagccacaccaagcaggatatagtggtatgaaagcagtatgtggtatgtgtcaattggccccaaccattgtcagtgcacttcaatacctctataaagctgtagtgtggctcctgccttttatataccactttcatagtgcaatatcctccttggtgtagatgagccctcaataTGTGTTTATGTGAAAGCCAATTGCAAGAATTACAACACAGGATGATGCCATTAAGAGAGGTACTTCCTTGATTCTCAAGGGCTGAGGTCACCAGGGGCTTGGAGCAGGATTGTCTGAATTTGACTCTGGCCAGAGTGAATTTCTGCCATCCATTTCTATGTCTTAAATGTTACATTGtccctgctcagacaacatgtgAAGCTATGGTCAGGCCACTTCCCTTTGGGGTAAGGCAGCTGCTCTGGAACTGGGAATTGATTCTGGATAGCCAAGGTCAAGACCCCTATATGGACCTGTCACTGATTCTTgggagaccaaggccatagctagacctaaggtttatccctggatcgtccaggggtcaaacctgttcatctaggtgacacacaggggatccagtgctcaggcaggggcgaaccctggatgatcccaggataaatcttaggtctagctgtggcacaAGGCATTCATGGATGCAAAGAGAATTAGACTTGGGCCTGACCTTGACAAAATGATGGGCTCTTCCCCTCCATACAGTGCAcgggaaccctgaacaggagcaccttTCTTAGTGAATAAGCGTATTCATTAGCCAGtacggtgtagtggctaaagtgttggactggtagtcaggagatccgggttgtagtccccactcggccatggaggctcactgggtgactttgggccagtcacagactctcaacccaaccaacctcacagggttgttgttgtgaggataaaaatggagaggaggaggattatttctgctgccttgggttccttggaggagaaaaggcaggatataaatataataaataaataaataaaatactgcaaaTTTAGAGGgggagttgtttgtttgtttgtagatcCCACATCCTTACTAAACTAACATTCCCCTGATTCTTAGTGGTCTGTCATGACACTTAAAGTATTatactatatctatatctatatctatatctagatatATATTTGAGCAGTAATTTTTTCAATTTCTCTAAAGACCCTGTCCCAAAATTTCTTTACTTCCACACAGTCCCAGCACTTATGTATTTGAGGTCCATTATccttacatcctctccaacaagaGGGTATcagtctttttaatttttgtcagcCTAACCGGTGTCTAATACcggttgtgcagactttatactgatgttgtgcagactttatactgttagttttaccctaccctgtgcctgcttaccctaccctgtgcctgtttgcattctcttcccctccttattgttttactatgactttattagattgtaagcctatgcggcagagtcttgctatttactgttttactctgtacagcaccatgtacattgatggtgctatataaataaataaataataataataataataataataataataataataataataccatttcTGGATTAATTTTAAAGagccttcttttattcttgtggatgTTGTTTTGAATGGGAATCCCGTGAAATATTTCTcccattcttcttcctctttctcctcttctatGTCCCTTTGCCATGTCTGTTTTATTGTCTTACTTCCCCTAATCTcctgttttattaatattttgtatAGTTGAGTTATTAACCCTTTGTCTCCTACCTTATAGTTCTCTATAATTTCCCCATTCCGTTCAATCTCTTGTACTTTGTCTTACTATCCTTCCCCTATTTATGAATCTGCTGCTTCGTGTCCATATTATCCATGACATTTCTATATCTTGTGTCCTATTCTTCCATACTACATGTGTTATAGGGCGTTTTTCATAAAAATCTTTCATCTGTATCATTCCTATttcctttaatttatttttatctactgctttatttttaatatcaaaatccGGGTGTGCCCAAATTGGGGTTAGTGGTGAAAATCACTAACCAGCAATTATATACTGCTGGTAAGTTTATTATAACTTTTGGATTAACTGTATCAAAGGCCTTTTATAATCCAATGTCATGATTGttggtatttttctttttttacaaatattGATTAAGCCAAATATTTTCTGTATTGGGTTTGcaataaatctatttttaaaaaaccatactgGTCTGAACCTATAGATTCATTAATGACCTCTTTTAAGCGTTTGGCCCATATTTTTGTAAAGATCTTATCATCTACATTGAGTAGTGATATAGGTCTGTATGACTCCGGATTGTATTTATCTTTATTAGGTTTTGGTATCAATGTTATTATGGATTTTGTCTATGTTTTGGTAAATAATCCCCTTCTTGTATTTCATCAAAGAGTTCTTTCAATTGCGGAGCCAATATATCTACAAATATCTTATAAAATTCAGATGTATATCCATCCTGacccagtgatttatttatttttaatccttaATTGCCTCTTTTATCTCCTTTTCTTCGATCCATGTTTCTAAATATTGTATTCCTTCTTCTGTTAATGATGGGATTTTAGCCTTCCCTTGATATTCCtgaatctttttttaatttttatttcttttccttcatACAGATCTTTCAAAAACTTTTGTAATATTTCTCCCATCTCCTTTTGATCATATGTTTTGGTTCCATCTTTCCTATTCAGGGCCAAAATCTTATtcctgttcctttttaaaaaaactctattTGCAAAAAATTTTGAGCTTTTTCCAGTAAATTCATAATATCATTGCTTCACACATAACATGTTGATCATTCTTTTGTTTACAtctacaatttctctctccttcctttctttttccatttcttttctaatTGTAATTTCCCCTGTTTTTTATATTGTTCCATTAAGCTATTAATTTCTTGGTctaattgttctttctttttcctatccTTTCTCTTCATTATACTTGTTTGTTTATACATTCCTCCCTTATTACAGCTTCCCATCTTATTTTTTGAGTTGTTTTTGTGTTATTTGTCTTGTTCTATTTTCTTCAAGATATctttcaataatttttttttaatcatttctcTACTTAATAAGATGGGATTTAGACTCTACCTCTGCCACAATTGGAGCATGGTCTGTTATTTTTATCTGCCCTATGTCCATTTTCTTagtttttcttaaaatgttttcTGTCATTAAAATTATATCCAGTCTGCTGAAACTTTTATGTATTTCAGAATAGTAGGCATGGCTACAGTCATTTGGGTTGATTTCAATCCATGTATCATATagatcttttttatatataatgccCATATATCTGTATACTTTTTATCATGTTTTGAAattattctttttcctttatcaaTCTTTGATCTTCCCCCCTGTAAATTCCAATTTAAATCTCCTGCAATAATTTCCCCAGATTTAGAAAACCTGTTAACTTTTGCCAATATCTTCTTTATTGAAAGATATTTGCAAATTTCACTTTATGGCGCAGCGTATGGGTAATGCAACAGTCTTTATGAATGAACCTTGTGGGGCAGGCAGGAatagaggtggaggggggagagaaaaacaggATGGTCATAGAACTGAGTACTGACTcgatgggttgtttttttgtagTGCCAGATCGTAACAGTCAACCACTTAATGGGGTTCAATGCCCAGTCTGCTTTGCAGAAGATGCAGATTATTGCGACAGCCAGGGGAAAACCATCCAATGCCGTGGCATTGAGAATGAATGTGTTGATTATACCCTTGACTTCAGTCCACGTGAGTAGAGTCACCAGTCATGGGGCAATTTGCGCTGTTTCTCTCATTTCTTTTCCGGCTTGCTGTAGGATGAAACATGATGAAGAAGACtttgaagacattttaaaatttgactgggtaggcctgccggaagagagcaGCCTTACCCTCTGCATTGAGCAGCAGGAAGGGGAAGGCTCTCAGTTCTTTGGCTGGAACAGAGGAACCACTGGTTTATCTCTCTCTATTAGACATATTCACATGCCAAGCCTTTGTTTCACAGGTTATTTGGACTCTTATTAATTGTCTGGCCAGAGAGTGACTGGCCTATCATACATGAATGATCACTCTTTATGTGTGCGTAAACCCTTGCTGGGTAGAGACCTGGGACATAGAAACTTCATGACTCACCCAAGGGCCAATCAATCAGCATGGTTGTCCTTCCTATGGTGGTGTTGGGACAGATCTCCAGGCTCAAGTCCAAAGAAATACAAGGCAATGTGCTCTGAGTCTGAAACACGTGCTACTAATTCAAGGCAGGGATAACTATGTAGTGAGGTTTAGGGTCGATGGCTGTTTCTCCTGAAGGCCCAAGATCCCTCTGATCTGCTTCTAGGTCCTCTTTACAAGGAGGCCTTGTGCAAAGGTGTACTCTGTGGGCTTCATGTCATCGTCCAAATAGGAGCTCTCCAAAGGTAGTGTGGCAATGACGCACAGGGTAATTCAAGGCAGGAGTCAAGGAAATGGTGTGCAGATGTTGTGCCAACATCTAGTGTCTGCACCTGAAGGCCTTTAAGCCTGAGGCCTCAGAGCTCCATCGAAAGCACAGGTACAAGCCATTGATGCTCATCAATACCCCTTTACTCATGAAGAATCATTATTCCTCAGGCAAACATTCTGCTCCATTCTGACTTGGGTCAGACTCAGCATAAAGGTAGCTGTGGGGCAAATCCAAAGGCAGTTCAATCAACAAGCAAAAGTCGAAGGTACAGTTTTACCAGTTTTACCAGGCAATTGCTAAAAGTGAGGTTGGAGGTGCAGCCAAGGTCAAAATCTAGGAGATCCATCAAGCAAAACCACAGTCCACTAGCAGAGTCAAGCAAGAGCCCAGGGCTCTGTCGTGAGGAGATCCAAACACAAGGCAACGGAGCAAGAGTACAAGGCAGGGAAGCTGAGGTATAGGGGCAGTGAAGCCCCCTCATTGTATTACAATATCTACCTGATATAATTCTTATAtgcactttctcttttttttcttttccagttgGATTACATCCCATGACCTTTACAGCAAAAGGATGTGCAAACAGCCAAGTATGTTCCTTCCCCACTGGAAATACAACAGTAGCTAATGGTTTGGTGAAATTAATGATCTACCAACTGCAATGCCAAGGTGTCAAGGGATCATCCAAGCAGCCCAAAGATGAGATGTAGATGGAAAAGAACAATGCTCCACTTCTCCCTGGCCATGGCTAGAAGGGGCAATATCTCAGGAATCGCCccgcgatc contains the following coding sequences:
- the LOC134408405 gene encoding phospholipase A2 inhibitor and Ly6/PLAUR domain-containing protein-like, which translates into the protein MVTGHMFSRNATTMEPGDLAIIPPPLQKGLDLPLHFTYKGCAKYNECLDGYYSLTSANTKSFQVKIECCHTDECNAQDLHLPDRNSQPLNGVQCPVCFAEDADYCDSQGKTIQCRGIENECVDYTLDFSPLGLHPMTFTAKGCANSQVCSFPTGNTTVANGLVKLMIYQLQCQGVKGSSKQPKDEM